A region of Haloplanus sp. XH21 DNA encodes the following proteins:
- a CDS encoding DUF7139 domain-containing protein, which translates to MSMDGTPDNVLFEWYGRYIGDPETETDVYLGFALFFGGIALGAVGIAVFLLSAVVSGPNGTAFALREVAVVASAGGFPILLLGIVVLLPGDQRMTYAALGGLAVCLLAVAAFVSVYPMNWNVSRSPDYSARIIAIYAVGLVAVVGATGAALVGHQVERAAPGTSAGSGSGGATGSADGAASGGGATNTVSDEQVRRDIDEAMADTELSWGGVNRKNTKRLDLNTDADVEVDRESFENAEATTVRSSGNDVDDALSNLRKLQGREQQTDASTGVDDQTAALTELRQQQEAEEIATDDESLLDRAKGMFSR; encoded by the coding sequence ATGAGCATGGACGGCACGCCCGACAACGTCCTCTTCGAGTGGTACGGTCGATACATCGGCGACCCCGAGACGGAGACGGACGTCTATCTCGGGTTCGCGCTCTTTTTCGGGGGGATCGCCCTCGGCGCCGTCGGCATCGCCGTCTTTCTCCTGTCCGCGGTCGTCAGCGGGCCGAACGGCACGGCCTTCGCCCTCCGTGAGGTGGCCGTCGTCGCCTCCGCCGGCGGCTTTCCGATCCTGTTGCTCGGCATCGTCGTCCTCCTGCCGGGCGATCAGCGGATGACCTACGCCGCACTCGGCGGGCTCGCGGTGTGTCTGCTCGCCGTCGCGGCGTTCGTCTCGGTGTATCCGATGAACTGGAACGTCTCGCGGTCGCCGGACTACAGCGCACGGATCATCGCTATCTACGCCGTCGGACTCGTCGCCGTCGTCGGCGCGACGGGGGCGGCGCTGGTCGGCCATCAGGTGGAGCGGGCGGCGCCGGGCACGTCCGCCGGTAGCGGTAGTGGCGGAGCGACCGGCAGCGCCGATGGGGCGGCGTCCGGCGGCGGTGCGACGAACACCGTCTCCGACGAACAGGTGCGCCGCGACATCGACGAGGCGATGGCCGACACCGAGCTCTCCTGGGGTGGGGTCAACCGGAAAAACACCAAGCGCCTCGATCTCAACACCGACGCCGATGTGGAGGTCGACCGCGAGTCCTTCGAGAACGCCGAGGCGACGACCGTCCGGTCGTCCGGCAACGACGTCGACGACGCGCTGTCGAACCTGCGGAAACTCCAGGGTCGCGAACAGCAGACGGACGCCTCGACGGGCGTCGACGACCAGACCGCGGCGCTGACCGAACTCCGACAGCAACAGGAGGCCGAGGAGATCGCGACCGACGACGAGAGCCTGCTCGACCGGGCGAAGGGGATGTTCTCTCGCTGA
- a CDS encoding archaeosine biosynthesis radical SAM protein RaSEA — protein sequence MSQPSPEVYEQGKGMDAHNQVMREIRSRKDKTYDPHEPTRVWIDEDNTPDGVYQSLTIILNTGGCRWARAGGCTMCGYVAESVEGGSVPHDALMDQIEACLAHERENADEQSGLIKIYTSGSFLDEREVGAETRAAIAETFADRDRIVVESLPDFVDREKLADFTDHGLTTDVAVGLETATDRVRHDSVNKYFDFEDFVAATEEAEAAGAGVKAYLLMKPPFLSESEAVEDMVASVRKCAEYCHTVSMNPCNVQRYTMVDDLYFEGGYRPPWLWSVADVLERTADADAIVVSDPVGGGSERGPHNCGDCDEQVERAIKDFSLRQDPSVFEQVTCDCEATWETVIDEETSYAMPLAR from the coding sequence ATGAGTCAGCCAAGCCCCGAAGTGTACGAACAGGGGAAGGGCATGGACGCCCACAACCAGGTGATGCGGGAGATTCGGTCCCGCAAGGACAAGACGTACGACCCCCACGAGCCGACGCGGGTGTGGATCGACGAGGACAACACGCCCGATGGCGTCTACCAGTCGCTGACCATCATCCTCAACACCGGCGGCTGTCGCTGGGCGCGCGCCGGCGGCTGTACCATGTGTGGCTACGTCGCCGAATCCGTCGAGGGCGGCTCGGTCCCCCACGATGCGCTCATGGATCAGATCGAGGCCTGCCTCGCGCACGAACGCGAGAACGCCGACGAGCAGAGCGGTCTGATCAAGATATACACCTCCGGCTCGTTCCTCGACGAGCGCGAGGTCGGCGCGGAGACCCGCGCCGCCATCGCGGAGACGTTCGCCGACCGCGACCGCATCGTCGTCGAATCCCTTCCCGATTTCGTCGACCGCGAGAAACTCGCCGACTTCACCGACCACGGGCTCACGACCGACGTGGCGGTGGGGCTGGAGACGGCCACCGACCGCGTGCGCCACGACAGCGTGAACAAGTACTTCGACTTCGAGGACTTCGTGGCAGCGACGGAGGAAGCCGAAGCCGCCGGCGCGGGCGTGAAGGCGTATCTCCTGATGAAACCGCCCTTCCTCTCGGAGTCCGAGGCCGTCGAGGACATGGTCGCCTCCGTCCGGAAGTGTGCCGAGTACTGCCACACCGTCTCGATGAACCCCTGTAACGTCCAGCGGTACACCATGGTCGACGACCTGTACTTCGAGGGCGGCTACCGCCCGCCGTGGCTCTGGTCGGTCGCCGACGTGCTCGAACGCACGGCCGACGCCGACGCCATCGTCGTCTCGGACCCCGTCGGTGGCGGGAGCGAGCGCGGCCCCCACAACTGCGGCGACTGCGACGAGCAGGTCGAGCGGGCGATCAAGGACTTCAGCCTCCGCCAGGACCCGTCGGTGTTCGAGCAGGTGACCTGTGACTGCGAGGCGACGTGGGAGACGGTCATCGACGAGGAGACGAGTTACGCGATGCCGCTCGCGCGCTAA
- a CDS encoding phosphoribosylaminoimidazolesuccinocarboxamide synthase, which produces MTSVKEFRVEREPTATATGRGRFAFTDDYSVFDWGAMPDQIPAKGRSLCTMGAFNFERLEAEGVPTHYRGVGPGAVSLSEVDDPPRELAIDLVQVPDLPFADGTYDYDAYHDAAGDNYLVPLEIVFRNTVPVGSSLRTRGQPSDYGLDGDEWPDEPVALPEPVVEFSTKYEEQDRYLDRTEADRIAGTASIDALESLAREVNRVVTDRAEETGFVHEDGKIECLYDDGTVKVADVVGTFDENRFAYDGQEVSKEVVRQYYKHAHPEWVEAVSEAKAEADRRDVADWRALCDVDPAPLPPSVVTAVSEMYTAGTNAYTGEPWFDAPSIEAAVDAVRDL; this is translated from the coding sequence ATGACCAGCGTCAAGGAGTTTCGCGTCGAGCGCGAACCCACGGCGACGGCGACGGGGCGTGGACGCTTTGCCTTCACCGACGACTACTCCGTCTTCGACTGGGGGGCGATGCCCGATCAGATCCCGGCGAAGGGGCGCAGCCTCTGCACGATGGGGGCGTTCAACTTCGAACGCCTCGAAGCCGAGGGCGTGCCGACCCACTACCGCGGCGTGGGTCCGGGCGCGGTGTCGCTGAGCGAAGTCGACGACCCTCCCCGTGAACTCGCCATCGACCTCGTACAGGTGCCGGACCTGCCCTTCGCGGACGGCACGTACGACTACGACGCCTACCACGACGCCGCGGGCGACAACTATCTGGTGCCGCTGGAAATCGTCTTCCGCAACACGGTCCCCGTCGGGTCGAGTCTCCGCACGCGCGGCCAGCCGAGCGACTACGGCCTCGACGGCGACGAGTGGCCCGACGAACCGGTCGCCCTGCCCGAACCGGTCGTGGAGTTCTCGACGAAATACGAGGAGCAGGACCGATATCTCGACCGCACCGAAGCCGACCGCATCGCGGGCACGGCGTCCATCGACGCCCTCGAGTCGCTGGCGCGGGAGGTGAACCGCGTCGTCACCGACCGGGCCGAAGAGACCGGGTTCGTCCACGAGGACGGCAAGATCGAATGCCTCTACGACGACGGCACGGTGAAGGTGGCCGACGTGGTCGGAACCTTCGACGAGAACCGCTTCGCCTACGACGGCCAGGAGGTGTCCAAGGAGGTGGTGCGCCAGTACTACAAACACGCCCATCCCGAGTGGGTCGAGGCCGTGAGCGAGGCGAAAGCCGAGGCCGACCGACGGGACGTGGCCGACTGGCGCGCGCTCTGTGATGTCGACCCCGCCCCCCTGCCGCCGTCGGTCGTCACGGCCGTCTCGGAGATGTACACCGCCGGGACGAACGCCTACACCGGGGAGCCCTGGTTCGACGCGCCGTCGATCGAGGCGGCGGTCGACGCCGTGCGCGACCTCTGA
- a CDS encoding arylsulfotransferase family protein, with translation MSFRVDRGTALVALGCLCFLLTAALGAALAPAETGGTDGTADDDTRRLLVGVQGVGSYHDGGSVRLIEDGEETWRESSAPVYFDVTQLDNGSVLAGYMADGYEDCGSYDSPCYRTGFRIIDPDPSPEVAYEWSFPVRNRVASEVHDVEPLPGGGFVLADMEHERIVIVEDGEVIWEWKASTRYDAPDDPTTTDWLHINDVDRIGDGRFLVSVRNANQLLILERGTGVVEVINEDGDPAVLNHQHNPQWLGDGAVLVADSENHRVVELHRTESGNWEPAWVLRGAGGQRFDWPRDADRLPNGNTLVTDTRNARLVEVNESGRVIWEHQFDYRALPYEADRLPVGEPVGGPTYGDADTAGVDTGGRVPLLTPLLRLVSAAVRLPRWVGELHLFTTLVSLALVVTGGVYRWRHRSDGA, from the coding sequence ATGTCCTTCCGGGTCGATCGCGGCACCGCCCTTGTTGCACTCGGCTGTCTCTGCTTTCTCCTCACCGCCGCCCTCGGCGCCGCGCTGGCACCGGCCGAGACCGGTGGAACCGACGGGACGGCCGACGACGACACGCGACGGCTGCTCGTGGGTGTTCAAGGCGTCGGCAGCTACCACGACGGCGGCTCCGTCAGGCTGATCGAGGACGGCGAAGAAACCTGGCGCGAGTCCTCCGCCCCCGTCTACTTCGACGTCACCCAACTCGACAACGGCTCGGTGCTTGCCGGCTACATGGCCGACGGCTACGAGGACTGCGGCTCCTATGACTCACCGTGTTACCGGACCGGCTTCCGGATCATCGACCCCGATCCCTCGCCCGAGGTAGCGTACGAATGGTCCTTCCCGGTCCGTAACCGCGTCGCCAGCGAGGTTCATGACGTGGAGCCGCTTCCCGGCGGCGGGTTCGTCCTCGCGGACATGGAGCACGAACGGATCGTCATCGTCGAGGACGGCGAGGTGATCTGGGAGTGGAAAGCGAGCACGCGCTACGACGCACCCGACGACCCGACCACGACCGACTGGCTCCACATCAACGACGTGGACCGCATCGGCGACGGGCGCTTCCTCGTGTCCGTGCGCAACGCGAACCAGTTGCTGATCCTCGAACGCGGCACGGGCGTCGTCGAGGTGATCAACGAGGACGGCGACCCTGCCGTGCTCAACCACCAGCACAACCCCCAGTGGCTCGGTGACGGCGCCGTGCTGGTCGCGGACAGCGAGAACCACCGCGTGGTCGAACTCCACCGCACCGAGTCGGGGAACTGGGAACCCGCCTGGGTGTTGCGCGGTGCCGGCGGCCAGCGGTTCGACTGGCCGCGTGACGCCGACCGGCTCCCCAACGGTAACACGCTGGTCACGGACACGCGGAACGCCCGCCTCGTCGAGGTCAACGAATCCGGTCGCGTCATCTGGGAGCACCAGTTCGACTACCGCGCCCTGCCGTACGAGGCCGACCGGCTGCCGGTCGGCGAACCCGTCGGCGGGCCGACCTATGGTGATGCGGACACTGCCGGCGTCGACACTGGCGGTCGGGTCCCGCTACTCACGCCCTTGCTCCGTCTCGTCAGCGCCGCCGTTCGCCTCCCGCGCTGGGTCGGCGAACTCCACCTCTTCACCACGCTCGTCTCCCTCGCACTGGTCGTGACGGGAGGCGTCTACCGGTGGCGGCACCGCAGCGACGGCGCCTGA
- a CDS encoding cell division protein FtsA, whose protein sequence is MAKGLDVGTMNLISAQQEGSETVFVQQRNSFVEIEYSDMAEQMLSRSDVLHIRKDDKVYVVGDDALNFANIFNEETRRPMQHGILSSEESSAIPMIKLITEQVVGQPNHPGERLYFSSPADPIDSELSTLYHEKTLESMLGDMGYETEPINEGMAVIYSELANQNFTGLGVSFGAGMTNVCLSYYAVPVMKFSIARGGDWIDEQAAQATGTPVDKVTSIKEDDFELDFRTDVGGVEGALAIYYENLLDYVIENIAREVDEEDVEEGLDVPVVVTGGTSSPRGFEKLFEDHLRDASIPFSISDVQSVDEPLYSVARGALVAARSDEEQEQEEDGSRQTQESPAED, encoded by the coding sequence ATGGCAAAAGGCCTAGACGTCGGCACCATGAATCTCATCTCGGCACAGCAGGAGGGTTCGGAGACCGTTTTCGTCCAACAGCGGAACTCCTTCGTCGAAATCGAGTACTCCGACATGGCGGAGCAGATGCTCTCCCGGAGCGATGTCCTCCACATTCGCAAGGACGACAAGGTGTACGTCGTCGGCGACGACGCCCTCAACTTCGCGAACATCTTCAACGAGGAGACGCGCCGCCCGATGCAACACGGCATCCTCTCCTCGGAGGAGTCCTCCGCGATTCCGATGATCAAGCTCATCACCGAACAGGTCGTTGGCCAGCCGAACCATCCCGGCGAGCGCCTCTATTTCTCTAGTCCTGCCGATCCCATCGACTCCGAACTCTCGACGCTGTACCACGAGAAGACGCTCGAGTCGATGCTCGGCGACATGGGGTACGAGACCGAACCCATCAACGAGGGGATGGCGGTCATCTACTCCGAACTCGCCAACCAGAACTTCACCGGCCTCGGCGTCTCCTTCGGCGCGGGCATGACCAACGTCTGCCTGTCCTACTACGCCGTCCCCGTCATGAAGTTCTCCATCGCCCGCGGTGGCGACTGGATCGACGAGCAGGCCGCCCAGGCGACGGGCACCCCCGTCGACAAGGTCACCTCCATCAAGGAGGACGACTTCGAACTCGACTTCCGCACGGACGTGGGCGGCGTCGAGGGCGCGCTCGCCATCTACTACGAGAATCTGCTCGACTACGTCATCGAGAACATCGCGCGCGAAGTCGACGAGGAGGATGTCGAGGAAGGCCTCGACGTGCCCGTCGTCGTCACCGGCGGGACGTCCAGTCCCCGCGGCTTCGAGAAACTGTTCGAGGACCACCTCCGCGACGCGTCGATTCCGTTCTCCATCAGCGACGTTCAGAGCGTGGACGAACCGCTCTACAGCGTCGCCCGGGGTGCCTTGGTCGCCGCACGCTCCGACGAGGAGCAAGAACAAGAAGAGGACGGCAGTCGCCAGACTCAGGAATCGCCCGCCGAGGACTGA
- the purS gene encoding phosphoribosylformylglycinamidine synthase subunit PurS produces the protein MTAYTATVTVRLKRGVLDPEAETTQRALERLGFELEDLRSTDRFEIDLDADSEDEAADRAEEMAERLLANPTIHDYEVEVEER, from the coding sequence ATGACGGCATACACCGCGACGGTCACGGTGCGACTCAAGCGGGGCGTCCTCGACCCCGAGGCCGAGACGACCCAGCGCGCGCTCGAACGACTCGGGTTCGAACTCGAGGATCTCCGCTCGACCGACCGCTTCGAAATCGACCTCGACGCCGACTCGGAGGACGAGGCCGCCGACCGCGCCGAGGAGATGGCCGAACGACTGCTCGCGAACCCGACCATCCACGATTACGAGGTCGAGGTCGAAGAGCGATGA
- the purQ gene encoding phosphoribosylformylglycinamidine synthase I: protein MTVAVLQFGGSNCDRDSVRALSHLGIDAERVWYEDGLPDGTTGVMLPGGFSYGDYLRAGAMAARTPVLESVREAAADGVPVLGVCNGAQIGCEAGLTPGAFTTNRSARFQCERVHVRVETTDSPWTAGFEEGDVLELPIAHGEGRFEADDDTYDRLVDEDRILLRYCDADGAVTDVANPNGSRGSVAGILGERRTVAVMMPHPERATLPDLDGTDGAGLLRGFEASPATV, encoded by the coding sequence ATGACCGTCGCGGTGCTCCAGTTCGGCGGGAGTAACTGCGACCGCGACTCCGTGCGCGCGCTCTCGCACCTCGGCATCGACGCCGAACGCGTCTGGTACGAGGACGGCCTGCCGGACGGCACGACGGGCGTCATGCTCCCCGGCGGGTTCTCCTACGGCGACTATCTCCGCGCCGGCGCGATGGCCGCCCGAACTCCCGTCCTCGAATCGGTCCGCGAGGCGGCGGCCGACGGCGTCCCCGTCCTCGGCGTCTGCAACGGCGCCCAGATCGGCTGCGAGGCGGGGCTCACCCCCGGCGCCTTCACCACCAACCGGAGCGCCCGCTTCCAGTGCGAGCGGGTTCACGTCCGCGTGGAGACGACTGACTCGCCCTGGACTGCCGGGTTCGAAGAGGGCGACGTGCTCGAACTCCCCATCGCCCACGGCGAGGGACGATTCGAAGCCGACGACGACACCTACGACCGCCTCGTCGACGAGGATCGGATCCTGCTTCGCTACTGCGACGCCGACGGTGCGGTCACGGACGTGGCTAACCCCAACGGCTCGCGGGGATCGGTCGCGGGCATCCTCGGCGAGCGCCGGACGGTCGCGGTGATGATGCCACACCCCGAACGCGCGACGCTGCCCGATCTCGACGGCACGGACGGCGCGGGCCTGCTCCGCGGGTTCGAGGCGTCGCCAGCGACGGTTTAG
- a CDS encoding DUF4112 domain-containing protein, with product MTLVIVANARAVGKNLSVRSHPRGFHVSDRGPTVTRPPTARAPDADGGIALDATTAADLQRLRDVSHLLDDSIRVPGTTYRIGVEPVVGLLPVVGDALGAAVAVYVLAIAARTGVPRATLARIAVVFWIDAAVGAVPVAGDVFDAYWKANLRAVRLLDTRLADPASAAADRRYLWRLGVAAGFLGLIAAAAVGSLAWWLLGRV from the coding sequence TTGACGCTGGTCATAGTGGCGAACGCGCGCGCCGTCGGCAAGAACCTTTCAGTTCGCTCTCACCCCCGAGGCTTTCACGTCAGCGACCGTGGCCCGACCGTGACCCGCCCGCCGACCGCTCGTGCACCGGACGCCGATGGAGGGATCGCGCTCGACGCCACCACGGCGGCCGACCTCCAGCGACTCCGGGACGTGAGCCACCTGCTCGACGACTCGATTCGGGTCCCGGGGACCACGTACCGCATCGGCGTCGAACCGGTCGTCGGTCTCCTCCCCGTCGTCGGCGACGCGCTCGGTGCCGCCGTCGCGGTCTACGTCCTCGCCATCGCCGCCCGAACGGGCGTCCCGCGGGCGACGCTGGCGCGCATCGCGGTCGTCTTCTGGATCGACGCCGCCGTGGGTGCCGTCCCCGTCGCGGGCGACGTGTTCGACGCCTACTGGAAGGCGAACTTGCGGGCAGTGCGTCTTCTCGATACACGACTCGCGGATCCCGCGTCGGCGGCGGCCGACCGTCGATATCTGTGGCGGCTCGGGGTCGCCGCCGGCTTCCTCGGACTGATCGCCGCGGCCGCCGTCGGCAGCCTCGCGTGGTGGCTTCTGGGTCGGGTCTGA
- a CDS encoding aldehyde ferredoxin oxidoreductase family protein, which yields MTDLGGFRDHVAHVDLGSGDVSYQGVDDEDAKKYIGGRGLGVKYVFDAGTDVDPLGPDNRLVFMNGPLTGSQAVMSGRIAICTKSPLTGTVTDSHHGGWSGARLKWAGFDGLVFDGQADDPVYAVVEDGEVELRDASHVWGKGVHETREILEEEVDGSYGKNLSHMAIGPAGENEVRYSCIVNEDDRVSGRGGTGCVMGNKGLKAVIVKAGTDMPKPADSDTFGEGARQAMKVIQESDVTAPNEGALSMYGTNVLMNITEEMDAHPTKNGQYTSSFAMNEAEGTDIEAERISGENVRENILVDEPTCHSCPVACKKEVEVNYKHKGQDMNVRMESYEYESAWALGTNSANDDRDAIAVMIDRCNDMGIDTIDMGNIFAMSMEMTEKGKLDDLDENVDWGDEEHMIDLIEEVGHRDGELADLLAKGVKRIAEEQGAHDCRLDVKGQTIAAYDPRAMKGMGIGYATSNRGACHLRGYTPAAEVLGIPEKVDPYEWEGKGELCATFQDLHAISDSFDICKFNAFAEGIEEYIKQYNGMTGRDLTEDELMTAGERVYNLERYYNNLVGFDGSDDTLPGRFVEGDDEAIPGQRGSEGELCELDEMKDEYYSHRGWEDGVVTDDTLQRLDIDIGPGTGVSGSGGQAPADD from the coding sequence ATGACAGACTTAGGTGGATTCAGAGATCACGTAGCGCACGTGGACCTCGGTTCGGGAGACGTCTCCTATCAGGGCGTCGACGACGAGGACGCGAAGAAATACATCGGCGGACGCGGCCTGGGCGTGAAGTACGTCTTCGACGCCGGGACGGACGTGGACCCGCTCGGTCCCGACAACCGGCTCGTCTTCATGAACGGCCCCCTGACCGGGTCGCAGGCCGTCATGAGTGGCCGCATCGCCATCTGTACGAAGTCCCCGCTCACGGGCACCGTCACTGACTCCCATCACGGTGGCTGGTCGGGAGCGCGACTCAAGTGGGCCGGCTTCGACGGCCTCGTCTTCGACGGCCAGGCCGACGACCCCGTCTACGCCGTCGTCGAGGACGGCGAGGTCGAACTCCGCGACGCCTCTCACGTCTGGGGCAAGGGCGTCCACGAGACCCGCGAAATCCTCGAGGAAGAGGTCGACGGGTCCTACGGCAAGAACCTCTCGCACATGGCCATCGGTCCGGCCGGCGAGAACGAGGTTCGCTACTCCTGCATCGTCAACGAGGACGACCGCGTCTCGGGCCGCGGTGGCACCGGCTGCGTGATGGGCAACAAGGGCCTCAAGGCCGTCATCGTGAAAGCGGGGACGGATATGCCCAAGCCCGCCGACTCCGACACGTTCGGCGAGGGCGCCCGTCAGGCCATGAAGGTCATTCAGGAGTCCGATGTCACCGCGCCCAACGAGGGCGCGCTCTCGATGTACGGCACCAACGTGCTCATGAACATCACGGAGGAGATGGACGCTCACCCGACCAAGAACGGGCAGTACACGTCCTCCTTCGCGATGAACGAGGCAGAGGGGACGGACATCGAGGCAGAGCGCATCAGCGGCGAGAACGTTCGCGAGAACATCCTCGTCGACGAGCCGACCTGTCACTCCTGCCCCGTCGCCTGTAAGAAGGAAGTCGAGGTCAACTACAAGCACAAGGGCCAGGACATGAACGTCCGGATGGAGTCCTACGAGTACGAGAGCGCGTGGGCTCTCGGCACCAACTCGGCGAACGACGACCGAGACGCCATCGCGGTCATGATCGACCGCTGTAACGACATGGGCATCGACACCATCGACATGGGGAACATCTTCGCCATGTCGATGGAGATGACCGAGAAGGGCAAACTCGACGACCTGGACGAGAACGTCGACTGGGGCGACGAGGAACACATGATCGACCTCATCGAAGAGGTCGGTCACCGCGACGGCGAACTCGCGGACCTGCTCGCCAAAGGCGTCAAGCGCATCGCCGAGGAGCAGGGCGCCCACGACTGCCGTCTCGACGTCAAGGGCCAGACCATCGCCGCCTACGACCCCCGTGCGATGAAGGGGATGGGCATCGGCTACGCGACGTCGAATCGCGGTGCCTGCCACCTGCGCGGCTACACGCCGGCTGCCGAGGTTCTCGGCATCCCGGAGAAGGTCGATCCCTACGAGTGGGAGGGCAAGGGCGAGCTGTGCGCCACCTTCCAGGACCTGCACGCCATCTCGGACTCGTTCGACATCTGCAAGTTCAACGCGTTCGCAGAGGGCATCGAGGAGTACATCAAGCAGTACAACGGCATGACCGGCCGTGACCTTACGGAAGACGAGCTCATGACGGCTGGTGAGCGCGTCTACAACCTCGAGCGCTACTACAACAACCTCGTCGGCTTCGACGGCTCGGACGACACGCTTCCGGGTCGGTTCGTCGAAGGCGACGACGAGGCCATCCCCGGCCAGCGCGGCTCCGAGGGTGAGCTGTGCGAACTCGACGAGATGAAAGACGAGTACTACAGCCACCGTGGCTGGGAAGACGGCGTCGTCACCGACGACACGCTCCAACGGCTCGACATCGACATCGGCCCCGGCACCGGCGTCTCCGGCTCCGGCGGTCAGGCTCCGGCAGACGACTAA
- a CDS encoding NUDIX hydrolase, whose protein sequence is MDDDLRWETVDSTIDYTCPGFDVRRDDVALPDGTETDYHYVDEPAAVVVLPFTPEGEVVLIEEWRQAVGRVNRGLPAGSVEPDDASLDAAARRELAEETGYDAGSVTHLFTAEPTNGIANTVHHHFVAHDCAPTGTQELDFNESIRVTTAEYDDVLAAVLDDDIRDGRTVGAVTGYELRTDEQER, encoded by the coding sequence ATGGACGACGACCTGCGCTGGGAAACGGTCGACTCGACCATCGACTACACCTGTCCCGGATTCGATGTCCGTCGCGACGACGTGGCGTTGCCCGACGGCACCGAAACCGACTACCACTACGTCGACGAACCTGCCGCAGTCGTCGTGTTACCGTTCACTCCCGAGGGCGAGGTGGTCCTCATCGAGGAGTGGCGACAGGCGGTCGGGCGGGTGAACCGCGGGCTTCCGGCGGGGTCGGTCGAACCCGACGACGCGTCGCTCGACGCGGCGGCGCGACGCGAACTCGCCGAGGAGACGGGGTACGACGCCGGGAGCGTCACCCACCTGTTCACCGCCGAACCCACCAACGGCATCGCCAACACCGTCCATCACCACTTCGTTGCCCACGATTGTGCCCCGACCGGCACGCAGGAACTTGATTTCAACGAGAGTATCCGCGTCACGACGGCCGAGTACGACGACGTGCTGGCGGCCGTCCTCGACGACGACATCCGCGACGGGCGGACTGTCGGGGCCGTGACGGGGTACGAACTCCGGACCGACGAACAGGAGCGATAG